A stretch of the Orcinus orca chromosome 1, mOrcOrc1.1, whole genome shotgun sequence genome encodes the following:
- the SRRM1 gene encoding serine/arginine repetitive matrix protein 1 isoform X9 gives MDAGFFRGTSAEQDNRFSNKQKKLLKQLKFAECLEKKVDMSKVNLEVIKPWITKRVTEILGFEDDVVIEFIFNQLEVKNPDSKMMQINLTGFLNGKNAREFMGELWPLLLSAQENIAGIPSAFLELKKEEIKQRQIEQEKLASMKKQDEDKDKRDKEEKESSREKRERSRSPRRRKSRSPSPRRRSSPVRRERKRSHSRSPRHRTKSRSPSPAPEKKEKTPELPEPSVKVKEPSVQEATSNSDILKVPKPEPVPEPKEPSPEKNSKKEKEKEKTRPRSRSRSKSRSRTRSRSPSHTRPRRRHRSRSRSYSPRRRPSPRRRPSPRRRTPPRRMPPPPRHRRSRSPVRRRRRSSASLSGSSSSSSSSRSRSPPKKPPKRTSSPPRKTRRLSPSASPPRRRHRPSPPATPPPKTRHSPTPQQSNRTRKSRVSVSPGRTSGKVTKHKGTEKRESPSPAPKPRKVELSESEEDKGGKMAAADSVQQRRQYRRQNQQSSSDSGSSSSSEDERPKRSHVKNGEVGRRRRHSPSRSASPSPRKRQKETSPRMQMGKRWQSPVTKSGRRRRSPSPPPARRRRSPSPAPPPRRRRSPTPPPRRRTPSPPPRRRSPSPRRYSPPIQRRYSPSPPPKRRTASPPPPPKRRPSPSPPPKRRVSHSPPPKQRSSPVTKRRSPSLSSKHRKGSSPSRSTREARSPQPNKRHSPSPRPRAPQTSSSPPAVRRGASSSPQRRLSPSPSSRPIRRVSRTPEPKKIKKAASPSPQSVRRVSSSRSVSGSPEPAAKKPPAPPSPVQSQSPSTNWSPAVPVKKAKSPTPSPSPARNSDPEGGGKKKKKKKDKKHKKDKKHKKHKKHKKEKAVAAAAAAPVTPAAIAAPTTASAQEEPEAEPEPKKHLPPVSQDLTI, from the exons ATGGACGCGGGATTCTTCCGC GGAACAAGTGCAGAACAGGATAATCGGTTCAGCAACAAACAGAAGAAGCTACTGAAGCAGCTGAAATTCGCAGAATGCCTAGAAAAAAAG GTGGACATGAGCAAAGTAAATTTGGAGGTTATAAAGCCTTGGATAACAAAACGAGTAACGGAAATCCTTGGGTTTGAAGATGATGTTGTGATTGAGTTTATATTCAACCAGCTGGAAGTGAAG AATCCAGACTCCAAAATGATGCAAATCAACCTGACTGGGTTTTTGAATGGAAAAAATGCTAGAGAATTTATGGGAGAACTGTGGCCCCTGCTCTTAAGTGCACAAGAAAACATCGCTGGAATCCCTTCTGCTTTCCTAgaactgaagaaagaagaaataaaacagagacag ATTGAACAAGAAAAGTTGGCATCTATGAAAAAGCAAGATGAAGACAAGGATAAGAGggataaggaagaaaaagaaagcagcagAGAAAAGAGGGAGCGGTCTCGAAGCCCAAGAAG ACGCAAATCCAGATCTCCTTCCCCTAGAAGACGATCTTCCCCtgtcaggagagagagaaagcgcAGTCATTCTCGATCTCCCCGTCACAGAACCAAGAGCCGGAGTCCTTCCCCTGCtccagagaagaaggaaaaaactccAGAGCTCCCAGAGCCATCAGTGAAAGTAAAAGAACCTTCAGTACAAGAGGCCACTTCTA ACAGTGACATCCTGAAAGTTCCCAAGCCTGAACCAGTACCAGAGCCTAAAGAACCTTCTCCGGAGAAAAActccaaaaaggaaaaggaaaaggagaagaccCGACCAAGATCTCGGTCGCGTTCCAAGTCAAGATCCCGGACACGTTCTCGCTCTCCTTCTCATACTCGACCGAGAAGGCGCCATAGATCCCGATCAAG ATCATACTCACCTAGAAGGCGGCCAAGCCCAAGAAGACGGCCATCTCCTCGAAGAAGAACTCCACCGAGACGAATGCCTCCTCCACCAAGGCACAGAAGGAGTAGATCTCCAGTGAGACG AAGAAGGCGTTCATCGGCATCCTTGTCCGGGAGTAGCTCGTCCTCTTCTTCATCTCGTTCCCGGTCACCGCCAAAGAAGCCTCCAAAGAGGACATCCAGCCCCCCTCGAAAAACTCGTAGGTTATCTCCTTCAGCAAGTCCTCCGAGGCGAAGGCACAGGCCATCACCTCCAGCAACTCCACCACCAAAAACTCGTCATTCCCCGACACCCCAGCAGTCAAACCGTACGAGGAAAAGTCGTGTTTCTGTCTCTCCAGGGAGAACTTCAGGTAAAG TGACAAAACATAAAGGTACTGAGAAAAGAGAGTCCCCTTCACCAGCACCCAAGCCTAGAAAAGTAGAGTTATCTGAATCAg AAGAAGATAAAGGTGGCAAAATGGCTGCAGCAGATTCTGTGCAGCAGAGACGCCAATACAGACGACAGAACCAGCAGTCTTCCTCTG ATTCtggctcctcctcttcctcagaaGATGAGCGACCCAAAAGGTCCCATGTGAAGAATGGTGAGGTAGGCAGGCGGCGGAGACATTCCCCTTCCCGGAGTGCCTCTCCATCACCTCGAAAGCGCCAGAAAGAGACTTCCCCTCG GATGCAGATGGGAAAGCGATGGCAATCGCCAGTGACTAAAAG TGGTAGACGGAGGAGAAGCCCCTCCCCACCGCCTGCCAGAAGGCGACGTTCTCCTTCTCCTGCTCCTCCGCCTCGTCGACGCAGGTCTCCCACACCACCACCACGACGCAG gactccttctcctcccccacgtCGTCGCTCACCTTCCCCAAGAAGATACTCTCCTCCAATACAGAGGAGATATTCTCCTTCTCCACCTCCAAAGAGAAGAACGgcttcaccccctccccctcctaaaCGAAGGCCATCACCGTCTCCACCACCAAAGCGTCGGGTCTCCCATTCGCCACCTCCCAAACAAAGAAGCTCCCCAGTCACCAAGAGACGTTCACCTTCGTTGTCATCAAAGCATAGGAAAGGGTCTTCCCCGAGCCGATCTACCCGGGAGGCCCGGTCACCACAACCAAACAAACGGCATTCGCCCTCACCACGGCCTCGAGCTCCTCAGACCTCCTCAAGTCCTCCAGCTGTTCGAAGAGGAGCATCGTCATCACCCCAAAGAAGGCTGTCCCCATCTCCAAGTTCTAGGCCCATTAGGAGAGTCTCCAGGACTCCGGAacccaaaaagataaaaaa AGCTGCCTCACCAAGCCCTCAGTCGGTAAGGAGGGTCTCATCTTCCCGATCTGTCTCGGGATCTCCTGAGCCAGCAGCTAAAAAGCCCCCAGCACCTCCATCCCCTGTCCAGTCTCAGTCACCCTCTACCAACTGGTCACCAGCGGTACCGGTTAAAAAGGCTAAAAGCCCAACACCAAGCCCATCACCGGCAAGG